A genomic window from Salvelinus namaycush isolate Seneca chromosome 5, SaNama_1.0, whole genome shotgun sequence includes:
- the nocta gene encoding nocturnin isoform X2 has translation MGSSSSSRLFGTLAQTLNSAPLAQQDYDPEQQYSDQDPEGLEQADPDQLLRECEKILQNRPARPHRDLVYPADPKQQHQYRNNEQQQTPSIRVMTWNILAQALGEGKDGFVQCPLDALNWAERKYLILEEILTYRPDILCLQEVDHYYDTFQPIMASLGYHSTFLPKPWSPCLEVASNNGPDGCALFYRRARFGLLHTSHLRLSAMMLPTNQVAIVQTLRCRETGQRLCVAVTHLKARSGWEKLRGAQGADLLQSLKAITSWAAVSDPVSRGPGGGSGTEGVPLIVCGDFNAEPSEDVYRRFISSPLGLDSAYKLLSADGQTEPAYTTWKIRPSGESCSTLDYIWYSHGAFTVDTLLDIPTEEQIGPDRLPSYHYPSDHLSLLCDVSFREPRDQPHRLM, from the exons ATgggcagcagtagcagcagcaggctGTTTGGTACCCTGGCCCAGACCCTGAATAGTGCTCCACTGGCCCAGCAGGACTACGACCCAGAGCAGCAGTACTCAGACCAGGACCCGGAGGGCCTGGAGCAGGCCGACCCAGACCAGCTGCTCAGGGAGTGCGAGAAGATCCTCCAGAACCGGCCGGCCCGGCCACACAGGGACCTGGTCTACCCTGCAGACCCAAAACAGCAGCACCAATACAGGAACAATGAGCAACAGCAAACACCATCCATACGGGTCATGACATGGAACATCCTAGCTCAAG ctctAGGGGAGGGTAAGGATGGCTTTGTGCAATGTCCTCTGGATGCTCTGAACTGGGCTGAGAGGAAGTACCTGATCCTGGAAGAGATCCTCACCTACCGCCCTGACATCCTGTGTCTCCAGGAAGTGGACCACTACTACGACACCTTCCAGCCCATCATGGCCAGCCTGGGCTACCACAGCACATTCCTGCCCAAGCCATGGTCCCCCTGCCTGGAAGTGGCCAGCAACAACGGCCCTGACGGCTGTGCGCTCTTCTACCGCCGTGCCCGCTTCGGCCTCCTCCACACCTCCCACCTGCGCCTCTCTGCCATGATGCTGCCTACCAATCAGGTGGCCATCGTGCAGACGCTGCGTTGCCGGGAGACGGGCCAGAGGCTGTGCGTGGCTGTGACCCACCTGAAGGCGAGGAGTGGCTGGGAGAAGTTGAGGGGGGCCCAAGGGGCTGACCTGCTGCAGAGCCTTAAGGCTATCACCTCGTGGGCGGCTGTGTCAGACCCAGTCAGTAGGGGACCTGGGGGAGGGAGTGGGACAGAGGGGGTGCCTCTGATAGTGTGTGGGGACTTTAACGCTGAGCCCTCGGAGGACGTGTACAGGCGTTTTATCTCCTCCCCCCTGGGTCTGGACTCTGCCTATAAGCTGCTGAGTGCAGACGGGCAGACGGAGCCGGCCTACACTACCTGGAAGATCCGTCCCTCAGGAGAGAGCTGCAGTACCCTGGACTACATCTGGTACTCTCACGGTGCTTTCACTGTGGACACCCTGCTGGACATCCCCACTGAGGAACAGATAGGACCTGACCGCCTGCCCTCATACCACTACCCCTCCGACCACCTCTCACTGCTCTGTGATGTCAGCTTCAGGGAGCCCAGGGATCAACCTcataggctgatgtag
- the LOC120048107 gene encoding ETS-related transcription factor Elf-2-like isoform X1 produces MTSVVVADGGGNTVEYVTVMEETEQSEENLGEEGEVVQEMVETVIGEDGEEYPAVVVEEVPSAQLEQCYAAQVLVYDDGTYLMQDVGDEQEVVTEVVETVEVSSHGGMVCFDKTFEAAEALLHMDSPSSFHGDRNNTVEDVMMETVVEVSTECEPIEEDSFPIPPDYEPPSAKKKKGGRKPKTQQPQPDTNGNNDLGIRQRPREGKGSTTYLWEFLLDLLQDKNTCPRYIKWMQRDKGIFKLVDSKAVSKLWGKHKNKPDMNYETMGRALRYYYQRGILAKVAGQRLAYQFKDMPKNIRVIDDDGEEEEDGEEGEPSEHHQTLIIDPATSTQTQQSYVTVIPTSSGNRTMRLAMPMVMTTTLGQMTLNSSTIFTTQAPITLGNAHAGGPKLVIQTLPAMMPAGVKSGEKITIITIPAAQLAQLTQGNLSAQLSGQLAQLIQAKPVTQLVQAKPVTQLVQAKPVTQLVQAKPVTQLVQAKPAPPLILAKPVTVTQQPPAASPVGKPQLPPSTTITITIPVPTPSTHPEKEAISPHTALPESTPSVSTELPQSSPEDPSDSESAQNPVDPES; encoded by the exons ATGACCTCTGTTGTGGTGGCAGACGGTGGAGGGAATACGGTGGAGTACGTCACTGTCATGGAAGAGACTGAGCAG AGTGAGGAGAACCTcggtgaggagggggaggtggtgcAGGAGATGGTGGAGACTGTAATaggggaggatggggaggagtATCCTGCTGTGGTGGTGGAAGAGGTGCCCAGTGCCCAGTTGGAGCAGTGCTACGCTGCCCAGGTGCTGGTCTATGACGACGGGACCTACCTGATGCAAGACGTGGGAGATGAGCAGGAGGTGGTCACAGAGGtagtggagacag TAGAGGTGTCGTCACACGGGGGCATGGTGTGCTTTGATAAGACCTTCGAGGCGGCCGAGGCCCTTCTTCACATGGACTCCCCCAGCAGTTTCCATGGAGACCGCAACAACACAG TGGAGGACGTGATGATGGAGACGGTGGTGGAGGTGTCTACGGAGTGTGAGCCCATAGAGGAGGACAGCTTCCCTATACCCCCCGACTATGAGCCTCCGTCTGCCAAGAAGAAGAAAG GGGGACGGAAGCCGAAGACACAACAGCCTCAGCCTGATACCAACGGCAACAATGACCTGGGGATCAGGCAGAGACCCAGAGAGGGCaaag GGAGCACCACCTACCTATGGGAGTTCCTGTTGGATCTCCTCCAGGATAAGAACACCTGTCCCAGATACATCAAGTGGATGCAGCGGGACAAGGGCATCTTCAAGCTGGTCGACTCCAAGGCCGTGTCCAAGCTGTGGGGCAAACACAAGAACAAACCTGACATGAACTATGAAACCATGGGCAGGGCACTCAG GTATTACTACCAGAGGGGGATCCTAGCCAAGGTGGCGGGCCAGAGGCTAGCCTACCAGTTTAAAGACATGCCCAAGAACATCAGGGTGATCGACGATgacggggaggaggaggaggatggagaggagggggaacCCTCTGAGCACCACCAGACACTGATTATTGACCCTGCCACCTCCACCCAGACACAGCAGAGCTACGTCACCGTCATACCGACCTCGTCCGGCAACAG GACTATGCGTTTGGCCATGCCCATGGTCATGACGACGACACTGGGTCAGATGACCCTCAACTCCTCCACCATCTTCACCACCCAGGCTCCCATCACCCTGGGCAACGCCCACGCTGGCGGGCCCAAGCTGGTGATCCAGACCCTGCCCGCCATGATGCCCGCCGGGGTCAAGAGCGGAGAGAagatcaccatcatcaccatcccGGCGGCCCAGCTAGCTCAGCTTACGCAGGGCAACCTTTCAGCCCAGCTCTCAGGCCAGCTAGCTCAGCTCATACAGGCTAAACCAGTCACCCAGCTGGTGCAGGCTAAACCAGTCACCCAGCTGGTGCAGGCTAAACCAGTCACCCAGCTGGTGCAGGCTAAACCAGTCACCCAGCTGGTGCAGGCTAAACCAGCCCCTCCACTCATACTGGCAAAGCCTGTGACTGTGACCCAGCAGCCACCTGCCGCCTCCCCTGTAGGTAAACCacagctccctccctccaccaccatcACAATCACAATCCCTGTACCTACCCCCTCTACACACCCTGAAAAAGAAGCCATCTCACCCCACACAGCCCTCCCAGAGTCCACCCCTTCAGTGAGCACGGAGCTCCCCCAGTCTAGCCCGGAAGACCCCTCTGACTCGGAGTCGGCACAGAACCCAGTGGACCCTGAATCTTGA
- the LOC120048107 gene encoding ETS-related transcription factor Elf-2-like isoform X2, whose translation MTSVVVADGGGNTVEYVTVMEETEQSEENLGEEGEVVQEMVETVIGEDGEEYPAVVVEEVPSAQLEQCYAAQVLVYDDGTYLMQDVGDEQEVVTEVVETEVSSHGGMVCFDKTFEAAEALLHMDSPSSFHGDRNNTVEDVMMETVVEVSTECEPIEEDSFPIPPDYEPPSAKKKKGGRKPKTQQPQPDTNGNNDLGIRQRPREGKGSTTYLWEFLLDLLQDKNTCPRYIKWMQRDKGIFKLVDSKAVSKLWGKHKNKPDMNYETMGRALRYYYQRGILAKVAGQRLAYQFKDMPKNIRVIDDDGEEEEDGEEGEPSEHHQTLIIDPATSTQTQQSYVTVIPTSSGNRTMRLAMPMVMTTTLGQMTLNSSTIFTTQAPITLGNAHAGGPKLVIQTLPAMMPAGVKSGEKITIITIPAAQLAQLTQGNLSAQLSGQLAQLIQAKPVTQLVQAKPVTQLVQAKPVTQLVQAKPVTQLVQAKPAPPLILAKPVTVTQQPPAASPVGKPQLPPSTTITITIPVPTPSTHPEKEAISPHTALPESTPSVSTELPQSSPEDPSDSESAQNPVDPES comes from the exons ATGACCTCTGTTGTGGTGGCAGACGGTGGAGGGAATACGGTGGAGTACGTCACTGTCATGGAAGAGACTGAGCAG AGTGAGGAGAACCTcggtgaggagggggaggtggtgcAGGAGATGGTGGAGACTGTAATaggggaggatggggaggagtATCCTGCTGTGGTGGTGGAAGAGGTGCCCAGTGCCCAGTTGGAGCAGTGCTACGCTGCCCAGGTGCTGGTCTATGACGACGGGACCTACCTGATGCAAGACGTGGGAGATGAGCAGGAGGTGGTCACAGAGGtagtggagacag AGGTGTCGTCACACGGGGGCATGGTGTGCTTTGATAAGACCTTCGAGGCGGCCGAGGCCCTTCTTCACATGGACTCCCCCAGCAGTTTCCATGGAGACCGCAACAACACAG TGGAGGACGTGATGATGGAGACGGTGGTGGAGGTGTCTACGGAGTGTGAGCCCATAGAGGAGGACAGCTTCCCTATACCCCCCGACTATGAGCCTCCGTCTGCCAAGAAGAAGAAAG GGGGACGGAAGCCGAAGACACAACAGCCTCAGCCTGATACCAACGGCAACAATGACCTGGGGATCAGGCAGAGACCCAGAGAGGGCaaag GGAGCACCACCTACCTATGGGAGTTCCTGTTGGATCTCCTCCAGGATAAGAACACCTGTCCCAGATACATCAAGTGGATGCAGCGGGACAAGGGCATCTTCAAGCTGGTCGACTCCAAGGCCGTGTCCAAGCTGTGGGGCAAACACAAGAACAAACCTGACATGAACTATGAAACCATGGGCAGGGCACTCAG GTATTACTACCAGAGGGGGATCCTAGCCAAGGTGGCGGGCCAGAGGCTAGCCTACCAGTTTAAAGACATGCCCAAGAACATCAGGGTGATCGACGATgacggggaggaggaggaggatggagaggagggggaacCCTCTGAGCACCACCAGACACTGATTATTGACCCTGCCACCTCCACCCAGACACAGCAGAGCTACGTCACCGTCATACCGACCTCGTCCGGCAACAG GACTATGCGTTTGGCCATGCCCATGGTCATGACGACGACACTGGGTCAGATGACCCTCAACTCCTCCACCATCTTCACCACCCAGGCTCCCATCACCCTGGGCAACGCCCACGCTGGCGGGCCCAAGCTGGTGATCCAGACCCTGCCCGCCATGATGCCCGCCGGGGTCAAGAGCGGAGAGAagatcaccatcatcaccatcccGGCGGCCCAGCTAGCTCAGCTTACGCAGGGCAACCTTTCAGCCCAGCTCTCAGGCCAGCTAGCTCAGCTCATACAGGCTAAACCAGTCACCCAGCTGGTGCAGGCTAAACCAGTCACCCAGCTGGTGCAGGCTAAACCAGTCACCCAGCTGGTGCAGGCTAAACCAGTCACCCAGCTGGTGCAGGCTAAACCAGCCCCTCCACTCATACTGGCAAAGCCTGTGACTGTGACCCAGCAGCCACCTGCCGCCTCCCCTGTAGGTAAACCacagctccctccctccaccaccatcACAATCACAATCCCTGTACCTACCCCCTCTACACACCCTGAAAAAGAAGCCATCTCACCCCACACAGCCCTCCCAGAGTCCACCCCTTCAGTGAGCACGGAGCTCCCCCAGTCTAGCCCGGAAGACCCCTCTGACTCGGAGTCGGCACAGAACCCAGTGGACCCTGAATCTTGA